One Leishmania major strain Friedlin complete genome, chromosome 5 DNA segment encodes these proteins:
- a CDS encoding putative microtubule-associated protein: MSGAVATFTNPRLLERPANERTEYEDAYQWRGLPEKPQDTHEDIDNIHPSVNPAMYNTTTKDAYKPYDPDAYRREQPTDDGEGYEKVPVDPAMYNTTTKDAYKPYDPDAYRREQPTDDGEGYEKVPVDPAMYNTTTKDAYKPHDPDAYRREQPTDDGEGYERVPVDPAMYNTTTKDAYKPHDPDAYRREQPTDDGNGYEKVPVDPAMYNTTTKDAYKPHDPDAYRREQPTDDGNGYEKVPVDPAMYNTTTKDAYKPYDPDAYRREQPTDDGNGYEKVPVDPAMYNTTTKDAYKPHDPDAYRREQPTDDGNGYEKVPVDPAMYNTTTKDAYKPHDPDAYRREQPTDDGEGYEKVPVDPAMYNTTTKDAYKPHDPDAYRREQPTDDGEGYEKVPVDPAMYNTTTKDAYKPYDPDAYRREQPTDDGNGYEKVPVDPAMYNTTTKDAYKPYDPDAYRREQPTDDGNGYEKVPVDPAMYNTTTKDAYKPYDPDAYRREQPTDDGEGYEKVPVDPAMYNTTTKDAYKPYDPDAYRREQPTDDGNGYEKVPVDPAMYNTTTKDAYKPYDPDAYRREQPTDDGNGYEKVPVDPAMYNTTTKDAYKPYDPDAYRREQPTDDGEGYERVPVDPAMYNTTTKDAYKPYDPDAYRREQPTDDGEGYEKVPVDPAMYNTTTKDAYKPYDPDAYRREQPTDDGNGYEKVPVDPAMYNTTTKDAYKPYDPDAYRREQPTDDGEGYEKVPVDPAMYNTTTKDAYKPYDPDAYRREQPTDDGNGYEKVPVDPAMYNTTTKDAYKPYDPDAYRREQPTDDGEGYEKVPVDPAMYNTTTKDAYKPYDPDAYRREQPTDDGEGYERVPVDPAMYNTTTKDAYKPYDPDAYRREQPTDDGEGYEKVPVDPAMYNTTTKDAYKPYDPDAYRREQPTDDGEGYERVPVDPAMYNTTTKDAYKPYDPDAYRREQPTDDGEGYERVPVDPAMYNTTTKDAYKPYDPDAYRREQPTDDGEGYERVPVDPAMYNTTTKDAYKPYDPDAYRREQPTDDGEGYERVPVDPAMYNTTTKDAYKPYDPDAYRREQPTDDGNGYEKVPVDPAMYNTTTKDAYKPYDPDAYRREQPTDDGNGYEKVPVDPAMYNTTTKDAYKPYDPDAYRREQPTDDGEGYEKVPVDPAMYNTTTKDAYKPYDPDAYRREQPTDDGEGYERVPVDPAMYNTTTKDAYKPYDPDAYRREQPTDDGEGYEKVPVDPAMYNTTTKDAYKPYDPDAYRREQPTDDGEGYERVPVDPAMYNTTTKDAYKPYDPDAYRREQPTDDGEGYEKVPVDPAMYNTTTKDAYKPYDPDAYRREQPTDDGEGYERVPVDPAMYNTTTKDAYKPYDPDAYRREQPTDDGEGYEKVPVDPAMYNTTTKDAYKPYDPDAYRREQPTDDGEGYEKVPVDPAMYNTTTKDAYKPYDPDAYRREQPTDDGEGYEKVPVDPAMYNTTTKDAYKPYDPDAYRRVVDEVPSELPVLALSDRAFSTPAETHVGGLAEGTAEATPSHVDVEQKPNPRMRRAQADPAFYESIYAKDYKPAVPTAEAVPAPADVSEPAAEKPDPRRRRAQADPAFYESIYAKDYKPAVPTAEAVPAPADVSEPAAEKPDPRMRRAQADLSSYQSTYAKDYGCSDGAPASVVGKPVVPPLRIPSEGKSNKKNGTARTSVRAPIAGRQKERSSVPAAKAHAPVSPPASAEEAPTKKTLPVAPAKTGEPAEPRPRPKGSYETEYRKNYRAYSNKHTPVETPRRTQACVHHVDPAFYTTTCSAAYVAPAAAPARSAFTRPTVSVRHVDPSMYVSTSRAAYA, encoded by the coding sequence ATGTCAGGAGCCGTCGCCACCTTCACGAACCCGCGACTGCTCGAGCGCCCTGCTAATGAGCGCACCGAATATGAAGACGCCTACCAGTGGCGTGGGCTTCCAGAGAAGCCGcaagacacacacgaagACATCGACAACATCCACCCCTCGGTAAACCCCgccatgtacaacacgaccaccaaggacgcctacaagccgtacgaccccgacgcgtacaggcgcgagcagccgacggacgacggcgagggctacgagaaggtgcccgtggaccccgccatgtacaacacgaccaccaaggacgcctacaagccgtacgaccccgacgcgtacaggcgcgagcagccgacggacgacggcgagggctacgagaaggtgcccgtggaccccgccatgtacaacacgaccaccaaggacgcctaCAAGCCGCACGACCCCGacgcgtacaggcgcgagcagccgacggacgacggcgagggctaCGAGAGGGTGCCCGTGGACCCCgccatgtacaacacgaccaccaaggacgcctaCAAGCCGCACGACCCCGATgcgtacaggcgcgagcagccgacggacgacggcaacggctacgagaaggtgcccgtggaccccgccatgtacaacacgaccaccaaggacgcctaCAAGCCGCACGACCCCGATgcgtacaggcgcgagcagccgacggacgacggcaacggctacgagaaggtgcccgtggaccccgccatgtacaacacgaccaccaaggacgcctacaagccgtacgaccccgacgcgtacaggcgcgagcagccgacggacgacggcaacggctacgagaaggtgcccgtggaccccgccatgtacaacacgaccaccaaggacgcctaCAAGCCGCACGACCCCGacgcgtacaggcgcgagcagccgacggacgacggcaacggctacgagaaggtgcccgtggaccccgccatgtacaacacgaccaccaaggacgcctaCAAGCCGCACGACCCCGacgcgtacaggcgcgagcagccgacggacgacggcgagggctacgagaaggtgcccgtggaccccgccatgtacaacacgaccaccaaggacgcctaCAAGCCGCACGACCCCGacgcgtacaggcgcgagcagccgacggacgacggcgagggctacgagaaggtgcccgtggaccccgccatgtacaacacgaccaccaaggacgcctacaagccgtacgaccccgacgcgtacaggcgcgagcagccgacggacgacggcaacggctacgagaaggtgcccgtggaccccgccatgtacaacacgaccaccaaggacgcctaCAAGCCATACGACCCCGATgcgtacaggcgcgagcagccgacggacgacggcaacggctacgagaaggtgcccgtggaccccgccatgtacaacacgaccaccaaggacgcctacaagccgtacgaccccgacgcgtacaggcgcgagcagccgacggacgacggcgagggctacgagaaggtgcccgtggaccccgccatgtacaacacgaccaccaaggacgcctacaagccgtacgaccccgacgcgtacaggcgcgagcagccgacggacgacggcaacggctacgagaaggtgcccgtggaccccgccatgtacaacacgaccaccaaggacgcctacaagccgtacgaccccgacgcgtacaggcgcgagcagccgacggacgacggcaacggctacgagaaggtgcccgtggaccccgccatgtacaacacgaccaccaaggacgcctacaagccgtacgaccccgacgcgtacaggcgcgagcagccgacggacgacggcgagggctaCGAGAGGGTGCCCGTGGACCCCgccatgtacaacacgaccaccaaggacgcctaCAAGCCGTACGACCCCGATgcgtacaggcgcgagcagccgacggacgacggcgagggctacgagaaggtgcccgtggaccccgccatgtacaacacgaccaccaaggacgcctaCAAGCCGTACGATCCCGATgcgtacaggcgcgagcagccgacggacgacggcaacggctacgagaaggtgcccgtggaccccgccatgtacaacacgaccaccaaggacgcctacaagccatacgaccccgacgcgtacaggcgcgagcagccgacggacgacggcgagggctacgagaaggtgcccgtggaccccgccatgtacaacacgaccaccaaggacgcctacaagccgtacgaccccgacgcgtacaggcgcgagcagccgacggacgacggcaacggctacgagaaggtgcccgtggaccccgccatgtacaacacgaccaccaaggacgcctacaagccgtacgaccccgacgcgtacaggcgcgagcagccgacggacgacggcgagggctacgagaaggtgcccgtggaccccgccatgtacaacacgaccaccaaggacgcctacaagccgtacgaccccgacgcgtacaggcgcgagcagccgacggacgacggcgagggctaCGAGAGGGTGCCCGTGGACCCCgccatgtacaacacgaccaccaaggacgcctacaagccatacgaccccgacgcgtacaggcgcgagcagccgacggacgacggcgagggctacgagaaggtgcccgtggaccccgccatgtacaacacgaccaccaaggacgcctacaagccgtacgaccccgacgcgtacaggcgcgagcagccgacggacgacggcgagggctaCGAGAGGGTGCCCGTGGACCCCgccatgtacaacacgaccaccaaggacgcctacaagccatacgaccccgacgcgtacaggcgcgagcagccgacggacgacggcgagggctaCGAGAGGGTGCCCGTGGACCCCgccatgtacaacacgaccaccaaggacgcctacaagccatacgaccccgacgcgtacaggcgcgagcagccgacggacgacggcgagggctaCGAGAGGGTGCCCGTGGACCCCgccatgtacaacacgaccaccaaggacgcctacaagccatacgaccccgacgcgtacaggcgcgagcagccgacggacgacggcgagggctaCGAGAGGGTGCCCGTGGACCCCgccatgtacaacacgaccaccaaggacgcctacaagccatacgaccccgacgcgtacaggcgcgagcagccgacggacgacggcaacggctacgagaaggtgcccgtggaccccgccatgtacaacacgaccaccaaggacgcctaCAAGCCATACGACCCCGATgcgtacaggcgcgagcagccgacggacgacggcaacggctacgagaaggtgcccgtggaccccgccatgtacaacacgaccaccaaggacgcctacaagccgtacgaccccgacgcgtacaggcgcgagcagccgacggacgacggcgagggctacgagaaggtgcccgtggaccccgccatgtacaacacgaccaccaaggacgcctacaagccgtacgaccccgacgcgtacaggcgcgagcagccgacggacgacggcgagggctaCGAGAGGGTGCCCGTGGACCCCgccatgtacaacacgaccaccaaggacgcctacaagccatacgaccccgacgcgtacaggcgcgagcagccgacggacgacggcgagggctacgagaaggtgcccgtggaccccgccatgtacaacacgaccaccaaggacgcctacaagccgtacgaccccgacgcgtacaggcgcgagcagccgacggacgacggcgagggctaCGAGAGGGTGCCCGTGGACCCCgccatgtacaacacgaccaccaaggacgcctacaagccgtacgaccccgacgcgtacaggcgcgagcagccgacggacgacggcgagggctacgagaaggtgcccgtggaccccgccatgtacaacacgaccaccaaggacgcctaCAAGCCATACGACCCCGATgcgtacaggcgcgagcagccgacggacgacggcgagggctaCGAGAGGGTGCCCGTGGACCCCgccatgtacaacacgaccaccaaggacgcctaCAAGCCATACGACCCCGATgcgtacaggcgcgagcagccgacggacgacggcgagggctacgagaaggtgcccgtggaccccgccatgtacaacacgaccaccaaggacgcctaCAAGCCATACGACCCCGATgcgtacaggcgcgagcagccgacggacgacggcgagggctacgagaaggtgcccgtggaccccgccatgtacaacacgaccaccaaggacgcctaCAAGCCATACGACCCCGATgcgtacaggcgcgagcagccgacggacgacggcgagggctacgagaaggtgcccgtggaccccgccatgtacaacacgaccaccaaggacgcctaCAAGCCGTACGACCCCGACGCGTACAGGCGTGTTGTGGATGAGGTACCTTCTGAGCTACCGGTACTAGCGCTCTCAGACAGGGCGTTTTCGACGCCGGCGGAGACTCATGTGGGTGGTTTGGCTGAAGGCACTGCTGAGGCTACTCCTTCTCATGTTGACGTTGAACAGAAGCCGAAcccgcgcatgcgccgcgcgCAAGCCGACCCTGCATTTTACGAGAGCATATATGCAAAGGACTACAAACCCGCGGTACCGACTGCGGAGGCAGTGCCTGCTCCAGCTGATGTGTCGGAGCCTGCTGCGGAGAAGCCGGAcccgcgcaggcgccgcgcgCAAGCCGACCCTGCATTTTACGAGAGCATATATGCAAAGGACTACAAACCCGCGGTACCGACTGCGGAGGCAGTGCCTGCTCCAGCTGATGTGTCGGAGCCTGCTGCGGAGAAGCCGGAcccgcgcatgcgccgcgcgCAAGCCGACCTTAGCAGCTATCAAAGCACGTATGCGAAGGACTACGGTTGCTCTGATGGTGCGCCCGCTTCGGTGGTGGGAAAGCCGGTTGTGCCGCCGTTGAGGATTCCTAGTGAAGGGAAGTCGAATAAGAAGAATGGAACCGCACGTACGTCGGTGCGCGCGCCCATCGCCGGCcggcagaaagagagaagctCGGTGCCTGCCGCTAAGGCGCACGCACCGGTCTCCCCGCCGGCCtcagcggaggaggcgccgacCAAGAAGACGCTGCCGGTGGCTCCAGCGAAGACGGGTGAGCCAGCCgagccgcggccgcgtccAAAGGGATCGTACGAGACGGAATACAGAAAGAACTACCGTGCCTACAGCAACAAACACACACCGGTCGAGACCCCGCGTCGCACGCAGGCTTGCGTCCATCACGTGGACCCGGCTTTCTACACGAccacctgcagcgctgcctaCGTGGCACCGGCCGCGGCACCAGCGCGTTCGGCCTTTACACGCCCGACGGTATCGGTGCGTCACGTGGACCCTAGCATGTACGTCAGCACAAGCCGTGCCGCTTACGCGTAA